Proteins encoded by one window of Crassostrea angulata isolate pt1a10 chromosome 9, ASM2561291v2, whole genome shotgun sequence:
- the LOC128163952 gene encoding RE1-silencing transcription factor B-like: MVNTKTTPRMEGHRCPMCNVRIANESEWEKHVVECGRKRRQKKFECADCDYATNKKSDMGRHRRTRHNEIVSVTADSGTDDWEQLDPGNMSDVVGSTPQQPLVEEVVQRKPTRPTPVCAPATKSKVSQDLLTPRAPSPFQHPMTTPRKRSSIDADLSPVSVLSSRDANTQTQRQLVDASTQTRGQFEDVGTQTEGHKRRKLDRVQETYQRDGKTVVEIHEDENWF; the protein is encoded by the coding sequence ATGGTGAATACAAAAACAACACCTAGGATGGAAGGCCATCGATGTCCAATGTGTAATGTCAGGATTGCAAATGAGAGCGAGTGGGAAAAGCATGTGGTTGAATGTGGAAGAAAGCGAAGGCAGAAGAAATTTGAATGCGCCGATTGTGACTATGCCACGAATAAGAAAAGTGACATGGGGAGACATCGCCGCACTCGACATAATGAAATTGTTTCAGTTACGGCTGATAGCGGCACTGATGATTGGGAGCAACTGGACCCAGGGAATATGTCGGATGTAGTTGGAAGTACACCACAGCAGCCCCTGGTTGAAGAAGTTGTCCAAAGAAAGCCGACAAGACCGACTCCTGTTTGCGCGCCAGCAACAAAGTCGAAGGTTTCTCAGGATCTTCTGACGCCACGCGCTCCTTCCCCGTTTCAACACCCGATGACCACTCCAAGAAAACGCTCATCCATTGATGCAGATTTATCTCCAGTGTCTGTATTGTCGTCTCGTGATGCAAATACACAGACACAGCGTCAACTTGTCGATGCCAGTACCCAGACCAGAGGGCAGTTCGAAGATGTGGGTACGCAGACTGAAGGACACAAACGGCGGAAACTGGATCGAGTGCAGGAGACGTATCAAAGAGACGGAAAAACAGTTGTTGAAATTCACGAGGACGAGAATTGGTTTTAA